In one Antennarius striatus isolate MH-2024 chromosome 1, ASM4005453v1, whole genome shotgun sequence genomic region, the following are encoded:
- the stk33 gene encoding serine/threonine-protein kinase 33 isoform X1 gives MTQANVRRSSLIMPPPRIGRDAPKRKVPLIRLGNRADLKEIYKFGRKLGQGSFGVVYEATHIETQTTWAIKEVCRPAAGSSKVKMLEHEINILAQVNHAHIIHLQEVYCTSKMTYLVTELCAGGELKQLLQRKTFFTEDETRNIVRSLADAVVYLHKRNIIHRDLKLENILVKNHDEDDNSKINIKVTDFGLSVQTEGVGIDNIMTEACGTLIYMAPEMLSGRGYSQWCDVWSVGVIMYMLLCGETPFVSKTRTNLLKEIRNKEFQFAQNIWNTVSDAAKNLLTCLLKVDPAYRISAHQLLENPWITGDTNVSATPCNVLELMRHHLEQQDRVQTLKRVSPTPSEDAMDPSEGPEADVGRGHAQPEENVQQETCKNRCGNAPPTPLTQLHAGVKPANQQRAKQPRPRDVKNGRKGPKVAPRVRVGGNQRPSTSSKSRTDPHKPTSACTTNTVSL, from the exons ATGACACAGGCCAATGTCAGACGATCCAGCTTgatcatgccccccccccggatCGGCAGGGACGCTCCAAAGAGGAAGGTGCCTCTAATACGGCTGGGCAATAGGGCCGACCTTAAG GAAATATATAAATTTGGCAGGAAATTGGGCCAAGGTAGCTTTGGAGTTGTTTATGAAGCCACCCACATTGAGACGCAAACCACATGGGCTATAAAGGAGGTCTGCAGACCGGCG GCAGGAAGTTCCAAAGTCAAGATGCTGGAGCATGAAATTAACATTCTCGCACAAGTAAATCACGCTCACATAATCCATCTCCAGGAGGTCTACTGTACATCTAAG ATGACATATCTGGTGACTGAACTTTGTGCCGGAGGCGAActgaagcagctgctgcagcggAAAACGTTCTTCACAGAAGACGAGACCAGGAACATCGTCCGGAGCTTAGCCGACGCTGTGGTCTACCTACATaaaagaa ATATTATTCACCGGGACTTAAAACTGGAGAACATTCTGGTGAAAAATCACGATGAGGACGACAATTCCAAGATTAACATCAAG gtgacagaCTTTGGATTATCAGTGCAGACAGAAGGTGTGGGGATCGACAACATCATGACGGAGGCGTGCGGCACCCTCATCTATATGG CGCCGGAAATGCTGAGCGGCCGCGGGTACAGCCAGTGGTGTGACGTGTGGAGCGTAGGAGTCATCATGTACATGTT GCTGTGTGGGGAAACCCCGTTTGTGTCGAAGACAAGAACAAACCTGCTGAAGGAGATCAGGAACAAAGAATTCCAGTTCGCTCAAAACATCTGGAACACAGTCAGCGATGCAG CCAAAAATCTCCTGACTTGCCTCCTGAAGGTGGACCCCGCCTACCGCATCTCTGctcaccagctgctggagaaccCCTGGATCACA GGTGACACTAATGTGTCGGCGACGCCGTGCAACGTGCTGGAGCTGATGCGTCACCACCTGGAGCAGCAAGATA GAGTGCAGACGCTCAAACGTGTGTCCCCCACCCCTTCAGAGGATGCCATGGACCCGTCTGAAGGCCCTGAGGCAGACGTGGGTAGGGGTCACGCTCAG CCTGAAGAGAACGTTCAGCAGGAAACGTGTAAAAACAGGTGTGGAAACGCCCCCCCGACCCCCCTCACACAG CTTCACGCTGGTGTGAAACCGGCCAATCAGCAGAGAGCAAAGCAGCCCAGGCCCAGGGACGTGAAGAATGGCAGAAAGGGGCCGAAAGTAGCCCCCCGCGTCAGAGTGGGGGGCAACCAGAGACCGTCTACCTCCAGTAAAAGTAGGACTGACCCCCACAAACCAACATCTGCCTGTACGACCAACACCGTGTCTCTGTAG
- the stk33 gene encoding serine/threonine-protein kinase 33 isoform X2 — protein MGYKGGLQTGGSSKVKMLEHEINILAQVNHAHIIHLQEVYCTSKMTYLVTELCAGGELKQLLQRKTFFTEDETRNIVRSLADAVVYLHKRNIIHRDLKLENILVKNHDEDDNSKINIKVTDFGLSVQTEGVGIDNIMTEACGTLIYMAPEMLSGRGYSQWCDVWSVGVIMYMLLCGETPFVSKTRTNLLKEIRNKEFQFAQNIWNTVSDAAKNLLTCLLKVDPAYRISAHQLLENPWITGDTNVSATPCNVLELMRHHLEQQDRVQTLKRVSPTPSEDAMDPSEGPEADVGRGHAQPEENVQQETCKNRCGNAPPTPLTQLHAGVKPANQQRAKQPRPRDVKNGRKGPKVAPRVRVGGNQRPSTSSKSRTDPHKPTSACTTNTVSL, from the exons ATGGGCTATAAAGGAGGTCTGCAGACCGGCG GAAGTTCCAAAGTCAAGATGCTGGAGCATGAAATTAACATTCTCGCACAAGTAAATCACGCTCACATAATCCATCTCCAGGAGGTCTACTGTACATCTAAG ATGACATATCTGGTGACTGAACTTTGTGCCGGAGGCGAActgaagcagctgctgcagcggAAAACGTTCTTCACAGAAGACGAGACCAGGAACATCGTCCGGAGCTTAGCCGACGCTGTGGTCTACCTACATaaaagaa ATATTATTCACCGGGACTTAAAACTGGAGAACATTCTGGTGAAAAATCACGATGAGGACGACAATTCCAAGATTAACATCAAG gtgacagaCTTTGGATTATCAGTGCAGACAGAAGGTGTGGGGATCGACAACATCATGACGGAGGCGTGCGGCACCCTCATCTATATGG CGCCGGAAATGCTGAGCGGCCGCGGGTACAGCCAGTGGTGTGACGTGTGGAGCGTAGGAGTCATCATGTACATGTT GCTGTGTGGGGAAACCCCGTTTGTGTCGAAGACAAGAACAAACCTGCTGAAGGAGATCAGGAACAAAGAATTCCAGTTCGCTCAAAACATCTGGAACACAGTCAGCGATGCAG CCAAAAATCTCCTGACTTGCCTCCTGAAGGTGGACCCCGCCTACCGCATCTCTGctcaccagctgctggagaaccCCTGGATCACA GGTGACACTAATGTGTCGGCGACGCCGTGCAACGTGCTGGAGCTGATGCGTCACCACCTGGAGCAGCAAGATA GAGTGCAGACGCTCAAACGTGTGTCCCCCACCCCTTCAGAGGATGCCATGGACCCGTCTGAAGGCCCTGAGGCAGACGTGGGTAGGGGTCACGCTCAG CCTGAAGAGAACGTTCAGCAGGAAACGTGTAAAAACAGGTGTGGAAACGCCCCCCCGACCCCCCTCACACAG CTTCACGCTGGTGTGAAACCGGCCAATCAGCAGAGAGCAAAGCAGCCCAGGCCCAGGGACGTGAAGAATGGCAGAAAGGGGCCGAAAGTAGCCCCCCGCGTCAGAGTGGGGGGCAACCAGAGACCGTCTACCTCCAGTAAAAGTAGGACTGACCCCCACAAACCAACATCTGCCTGTACGACCAACACCGTGTCTCTGTAG